In a genomic window of Paramicrobacterium chengjingii:
- a CDS encoding amino acid ABC transporter permease, producing the protein MDVLLNNLDLFVVGFRTTLVLFAWSAVFATILGLIVGMMRVSPVPVMRGVGTAYVNFVRNTPLTLIFFFFAFGYPKLELPEFSYTWLAIIALSLYTATYIAEVLRSGFNTVPLGQAEAARAIGLSFVPTMTRVIMPQAFRAVIPPFMSVLIALLKNTTVAAGFAVHEAGAIRAYASERGEPAMVVLLWVAFFFIVLVMILAYIQRRLEKRWKVAR; encoded by the coding sequence GTGGACGTCTTGCTGAACAACCTCGACCTCTTTGTCGTGGGGTTCCGAACCACGCTTGTACTGTTCGCCTGGTCGGCGGTCTTCGCGACGATTCTGGGACTTATCGTTGGCATGATGAGAGTGTCGCCGGTCCCGGTGATGCGCGGAGTCGGTACTGCCTACGTAAACTTCGTGCGCAATACGCCTCTGACTCTGATTTTCTTCTTCTTTGCCTTCGGGTACCCCAAACTTGAATTGCCGGAGTTCTCATACACGTGGCTCGCCATCATCGCGCTGAGTCTCTACACAGCGACATATATTGCTGAGGTGCTTCGCTCCGGGTTCAATACGGTCCCTCTCGGGCAAGCGGAGGCGGCACGTGCGATCGGACTTTCGTTCGTACCTACGATGACTCGCGTCATCATGCCTCAGGCGTTCCGGGCAGTGATTCCACCGTTCATGAGCGTATTAATCGCCCTCTTGAAGAACACGACGGTGGCCGCAGGCTTCGCCGTGCACGAAGCAGGCGCGATTCGGGCATATGCGTCGGAGCGAGGTGAGCCGGCGATGGTTGTTCTGCTGTGGGTGGCCTTCTTCTTCATCGTGCTGGTCATGATTCTCGCTTACATTCAACGACGACTCGAGAAACGATGGAAGGTGGCACGATGA
- a CDS encoding glutamate ABC transporter substrate-binding protein: protein MKGKQMRKGMTLFAVAAAAALVLSGCAGEEPGAPGGGGDEDTSSLWEVNENVELEGSPTYDAAKKAGEIKIGVKEDQPGLGYKDAVSGERSGFDIDIARWMAASLGFTEKQITFEAIPSANREQALVNGDIDLYVGTYSITDKRKEMIDFAGPYFITGQGLLVLKDNDDIKTEDDLAGTKVCSATGSTPIQNIRDNYPDATPVEFDVYSQCIDALKDGSVDVVTTDQLILLGYAAQDPDALKVVGEPFTTENYGIGLPKGDDALRHYLNQVLTDGSDVWQGIYDATLGAAGVKAEQPSVDDY from the coding sequence ATGAAAGGAAAGCAGATGCGTAAAGGAATGACGCTCTTCGCCGTCGCAGCGGCAGCGGCGCTGGTGCTCTCTGGCTGTGCGGGCGAGGAGCCGGGCGCGCCAGGCGGCGGAGGCGACGAAGACACATCGTCGCTTTGGGAAGTGAACGAGAACGTGGAGCTGGAAGGCAGCCCAACGTACGATGCAGCCAAGAAGGCTGGCGAGATCAAGATCGGCGTCAAGGAAGATCAGCCAGGGCTCGGATACAAGGATGCCGTCAGCGGTGAGCGCAGCGGATTCGACATCGATATCGCCCGTTGGATGGCCGCATCCCTCGGCTTCACTGAGAAGCAGATCACATTCGAGGCGATCCCGAGCGCGAACCGTGAGCAGGCGCTCGTGAACGGCGACATTGATCTCTATGTCGGCACCTATTCGATCACGGACAAGCGCAAGGAAATGATCGACTTCGCCGGCCCGTACTTCATCACCGGACAGGGTCTTCTGGTGTTGAAGGACAACGACGACATCAAGACTGAAGACGACCTCGCGGGTACCAAGGTGTGCTCGGCAACGGGTTCGACGCCGATTCAGAACATTCGCGATAACTACCCGGACGCGACGCCAGTTGAATTCGACGTGTACTCGCAGTGCATCGACGCGCTGAAGGATGGTTCGGTGGATGTCGTGACGACGGACCAGCTGATCCTCCTCGGCTATGCGGCCCAGGATCCGGATGCTCTCAAGGTTGTGGGAGAGCCCTTCACGACGGAGAACTACGGAATCGGCCTGCCCAAGGGCGATGACGCTCTGCGTCATTACCTCAACCAGGTGCTGACTGACGGATCAGACGTCTGGCAGGGCATCTACGATGCAACGCTTGGCGCAGCGGGCGTCAAGGCGGAACAGCCGTCGGTCGACGACTACTAA
- a CDS encoding amino acid ABC transporter ATP-binding protein has product MAATGEPLVVVDHVEKYYGDFHALKDINLTVNKGEVVVVIGPSGSGKSTLCRTINRLEVINGGEIRIDGKKLPEEGKSLAALRADVGMVFQSFNLFAHKTILENVTLGPTRVRGQKRAEAEKAAKVLLERVGVAVQAEKMPAQLSGGQQQRVAIARALAMKPKVMLFDEPTSALDPEMITEVLDVMVQLASEGMTMVVVTHEMGFARKAADRVVFMADGEIVEEAEPEEFFTNPKTDRAKDFLSKLLTH; this is encoded by the coding sequence ATGGCTGCCACAGGGGAACCGCTTGTCGTCGTCGACCACGTTGAGAAGTACTACGGCGATTTTCACGCGCTGAAGGACATCAACCTCACTGTGAACAAGGGTGAAGTTGTCGTCGTGATCGGTCCGAGCGGTTCCGGAAAATCGACGTTGTGCCGCACGATCAACCGACTCGAGGTGATCAATGGGGGTGAAATTCGCATCGATGGGAAGAAACTCCCTGAAGAAGGCAAATCGCTTGCGGCTCTGCGGGCCGATGTCGGAATGGTATTCCAATCATTCAACCTGTTCGCCCACAAGACGATTCTTGAGAACGTCACGCTCGGTCCGACGCGAGTGCGCGGACAGAAGCGCGCCGAGGCGGAGAAGGCTGCCAAGGTGCTACTTGAACGTGTGGGTGTAGCGGTTCAGGCAGAGAAGATGCCCGCCCAGCTCTCCGGCGGGCAGCAGCAGCGTGTAGCCATCGCACGTGCCCTGGCGATGAAACCAAAGGTGATGCTTTTCGATGAGCCCACGAGTGCGCTCGACCCCGAGATGATCACTGAGGTTCTCGATGTCATGGTTCAGTTGGCAAGCGAGGGGATGACGATGGTCGTCGTCACGCATGAGATGGGTTTCGCCCGAAAAGCGGCAGACCGCGTCGTGTTCATGGCAGATGGCGAGATCGTCGAAGAGGCGGAGCCCGAAGAGTTCTTCACGAATCCGAAAACTGACCGGGCCAAGGACTTCCTGTCCAAATTGCTCACCCACTGA
- a CDS encoding TrmH family RNA methyltransferase, with amino-acid sequence MIENPRSGRVKAVAKLSRRQTRQETGLFLLEGPQAVSEALAWRPELVEELYVTPTAAQKHSEIIVAARESNLDAEFVTEDVLDAMTDTVTPQGIAAVCRQHPTSLRGIIAGAPRLVAVLEEVRDPGNLGTIIRAADAAGADAVVLTGRTVDPFNAKVVRSTTGSLFHVPFSVGLELATVLKQLRTAGLTLLAADVKGRDLLDYRESGALTQPTAWLFGNEARGLTDEDLQLADGAVCVPIYGKAESMNLATAASVCLYESAFAQAASDKSPGR; translated from the coding sequence GTGATCGAAAATCCACGCTCGGGTCGTGTTAAGGCGGTAGCAAAACTCTCACGGCGTCAAACACGCCAAGAGACCGGACTGTTTCTCCTGGAAGGACCGCAGGCTGTCTCGGAAGCTCTCGCCTGGCGTCCGGAACTCGTCGAAGAGCTCTATGTCACGCCGACCGCAGCGCAGAAACACAGCGAGATCATCGTTGCCGCGCGTGAGTCGAACCTCGATGCGGAATTCGTCACCGAAGACGTGCTTGATGCCATGACAGACACGGTCACCCCGCAGGGCATTGCTGCTGTGTGCCGCCAGCACCCCACGTCGTTGAGGGGCATCATCGCGGGAGCACCACGCCTTGTCGCGGTTCTGGAGGAAGTACGTGACCCTGGGAATCTCGGAACCATCATCAGAGCCGCTGATGCGGCTGGAGCAGACGCGGTCGTGCTGACGGGACGTACGGTCGATCCATTCAACGCCAAAGTGGTCCGCTCGACCACAGGCTCGCTCTTCCACGTTCCATTCTCTGTCGGGCTGGAACTCGCCACAGTGCTGAAGCAGTTGCGCACAGCCGGACTCACTCTTCTCGCAGCGGACGTCAAGGGGAGAGACCTCCTCGACTATCGTGAGAGCGGAGCGCTCACGCAGCCGACCGCGTGGCTCTTCGGCAACGAAGCGAGAGGACTCACCGACGAGGATCTTCAGCTCGCCGATGGTGCCGTCTGCGTCCCCATTTATGGCAAGGCCGAATCGATGAACCTCGCAACGGCGGCGTCCGTGTGCCTCTATGAATCAGCGTTCGCGCAGGCAGCATCCGATAAGAGCCCGGGTCGTTAA
- the rplT gene encoding 50S ribosomal protein L20 has protein sequence MARVKRAVNAHKKRRVILERAEGYRGQRSRLYRKAKEQVTHSFVYSYGDRRKRKNDFRRLWIQRINAASRANGLTYNRFIQGLGLAGVEVDRRMLAELAVNEPSAFTALVDAAKKALPADTSAPKSDEAA, from the coding sequence ATGGCAAGAGTAAAGAGGGCCGTCAACGCCCACAAAAAGCGTCGGGTCATCCTTGAGCGCGCTGAGGGATACCGCGGACAGCGTTCACGCCTTTACCGTAAGGCGAAGGAGCAGGTCACCCACTCGTTCGTCTACTCGTATGGTGATCGGCGCAAGCGCAAGAACGACTTCCGTCGACTCTGGATTCAGCGAATCAACGCGGCGTCGCGCGCGAATGGCCTCACGTACAACCGCTTCATCCAGGGTCTCGGCCTTGCCGGTGTCGAGGTCGATCGTCGCATGCTCGCTGAACTCGCCGTGAATGAGCCCTCCGCATTCACCGCGCTTGTTGACGCTGCGAAGAAGGCGCTTCCCGCCGACACATCCGCTCCGAAGTCGGATGAGGCTGCGTAG
- the rpmI gene encoding 50S ribosomal protein L35, translating to MPKQKTHSGAKKRFKVTGSGKIMKQQAGMRHNLEVKASKRKRRLNQDQVMASADTKMAKKLLGR from the coding sequence ATGCCTAAGCAGAAGACCCACTCAGGGGCCAAGAAGCGCTTCAAGGTAACCGGAAGCGGCAAGATCATGAAGCAGCAGGCTGGTATGCGCCACAACCTTGAGGTGAAGGCATCGAAGCGCAAGCGTCGCCTGAACCAGGATCAGGTGATGGCGTCGGCCGACACAAAGATGGCCAAGAAGCTTCTCGGACGCTGA